In a single window of the Anaerolineae bacterium genome:
- a CDS encoding response regulator transcription factor: protein MKVIICDDQAIIRDGLEMLLNLEKDIEVVGQARDGAEAVELVEKDAPDLVLMDLKMPGMNGIEATRQIRAAYPGVKVLVLTTYDDDEWVFDAIRAGAAGYLLKDTPREEVIKAVKGTGAGKAYVDPAVAGKLLGQVAGSQTQPSTLLTDKLTERETDVLRLIARGLNNADIAERLHLSEGTARNHVSAIFAKLGVSDRTQAAVIAIQYGLGV, encoded by the coding sequence ATGAAAGTGATTATTTGTGATGACCAGGCCATTATCCGCGACGGCCTGGAAATGTTGTTAAATCTGGAAAAGGATATCGAGGTGGTGGGCCAGGCCCGCGACGGCGCGGAAGCGGTGGAATTGGTAGAAAAGGATGCCCCCGATCTGGTTTTGATGGATTTGAAGATGCCGGGCATGAACGGCATTGAAGCGACGCGCCAGATCCGGGCCGCTTATCCGGGGGTAAAAGTGTTGGTGTTAACCACCTACGATGACGACGAATGGGTTTTTGACGCCATTCGGGCGGGCGCCGCTGGTTACTTATTGAAGGATACCCCCCGCGAGGAGGTAATCAAGGCCGTGAAAGGGACCGGCGCGGGCAAAGCTTACGTTGACCCGGCGGTGGCGGGCAAATTATTGGGCCAGGTGGCCGGCAGCCAAACCCAACCCAGCACCCTGCTCACCGATAAGCTGACCGAACGCGAGACGGATGTTTTGCGCCTGATTGCGCGGGGTTTGAACAATGCCGACATTGCCGAACGGCTGCATTTATCAGAGGGAACAGCGCGTAATCACGTGAGCGCCATTTTTGCCAAGTTGGGAGTTTCGGACCGCACCCAGGCCGCCGTGATTGCCATTCAGTATGGGCTGGGAGTATAG
- a CDS encoding sensor histidine kinase: MKEKDAQPNVIGLLPLTVGLWLGYLLALLLIDHLFYPHPVFPPLYYLLNGFNALVGLGLAWWPRGRSVLGRAFLPLVIGLLSVVPVVTAQLMTMRLPASPASGPEGVLLRIMPLLLMALILTAWQYGWRYVILFSGGIALFTLGLHLFYFRPGGLSLLPPVTVLVIQTVSFLVVGYFISTLMRRLKKQQESLAQANAQLTDYAATLEDLTISRERNRMARELHDTLAHTLSGLTVQLETVKAYWDVDPAAAQTILAKSLDATRSGLQETRRALKSLRASPLDDLGLLLALRQLATETAARANLQLELLVPEHLPPLSPAVEQCIYRVAQEATANVAHHANAKNLSVQLTCRPGTILLRVRDDGLGFEVGHDKNSDHFGLPGMRERADLVGGSLTIASKPGQGTTIELTIQDIAA; encoded by the coding sequence ATGAAAGAAAAAGACGCTCAACCTAACGTGATAGGGCTGCTGCCGCTAACGGTGGGGCTATGGTTAGGCTATTTGCTGGCGCTGTTGCTGATTGACCATCTTTTTTATCCGCACCCGGTATTTCCCCCCTTATATTATCTGCTCAACGGGTTTAATGCGTTGGTGGGGTTAGGGCTGGCGTGGTGGCCCCGGGGGCGCAGCGTGTTGGGGCGCGCCTTTTTGCCGCTGGTGATTGGTTTGTTGTCGGTGGTGCCGGTGGTGACGGCCCAGTTAATGACCATGCGGCTGCCGGCCAGCCCGGCCAGCGGCCCGGAAGGAGTGCTGCTGCGGATAATGCCGTTGTTGTTGATGGCCTTGATCTTAACCGCGTGGCAATACGGCTGGCGTTATGTCATTTTGTTCAGTGGGGGGATTGCCCTGTTTACGCTGGGGCTGCACCTGTTCTATTTCCGGCCCGGGGGGCTATCGCTCTTGCCGCCGGTAACGGTGCTGGTCATCCAGACGGTCAGCTTTTTGGTGGTTGGTTATTTTATCAGCACGCTGATGAGGCGGTTGAAAAAGCAGCAAGAATCGCTGGCGCAGGCAAACGCCCAACTGACCGATTACGCTGCCACCCTGGAAGATTTGACCATCAGCCGGGAGCGCAACCGCATGGCGCGCGAACTGCACGACACCCTGGCCCATACCCTGAGCGGCTTAACGGTGCAACTGGAAACGGTGAAGGCTTACTGGGACGTTGACCCGGCTGCGGCCCAAACAATACTGGCTAAATCGTTGGATGCCACCCGCTCCGGCTTGCAGGAAACCCGGCGGGCCTTAAAATCCCTGCGGGCCAGCCCCCTGGATGACTTGGGGTTGTTGCTGGCCCTGCGCCAATTGGCCACAGAAACTGCGGCCAGGGCCAATTTGCAACTTGAGCTATTAGTGCCGGAACACCTGCCTCCTCTGTCACCGGCAGTGGAACAATGTATCTACCGGGTGGCGCAAGAGGCAACGGCCAATGTGGCTCATCATGCCAACGCCAAAAATCTGAGTGTCCAACTGACCTGCCGGCCTGGGACAATTTTGTTGCGGGTGCGGGACGATGGCCTGGGCTTTGAGGTGGGGCATGATAAAAATTCGGATCACTTTGGTTTGCCCGGCATGCGGGAGCGGGCCGACCTGGTCGGCGGCAGCCTGACCATTGCCAGCAAACCCGGCCAGGGCACAACGATTGAATTGACCATACAGGACATAGCGGCATGA
- a CDS encoding DUF1566 domain-containing protein has product MTAVSKFTYRLVTIFIIIAVGLALLPQTGQAQTGTSYPIVDTGQSQCYNAAGSVITCPAAGEDFYGQDAQYTGHTPGYTNNGNGTITDNVTGLMWQKSPDTNNDGAITAADKLTYDQAVAGAGPFNLAGYNDWRLPTIKEFYSLIRFDGTDPSGPPGSVVTLIPFIDTAYFDFAYGDPAAGERTIDSQYASSTKYVSTTMNGAETMFGVNFADGRIKGYGLTMPGGGNEKTFFVLYVRGNTAYGQNNFIDNGNETITDNATGLMWQQDDSGKGLNWAEALTYCESLDNAGYTDWRLPNAKELQSIVDYNRSPDTTGSAAIDPQFNATPITNEAGQTDFPAYWSSTTHANLMNGMNAAYVAFGRSLGYMHNSWVDVHGAGSQRSAPKVGDPANYPTGHGPQGDAIRIYNYARCMRGGNTTGTPDGGSSANRSGITVEMSDINQQQPGQQLRPEDGLPPSDRQNGSAGPPVNNQQQGPRGTPPPEAIAACSGQSQGASCRFTGPHGEITGTCSQIQQQLARVPAGGRP; this is encoded by the coding sequence ATGACCGCAGTTTCAAAATTTACGTACCGACTGGTTACAATCTTCATTATTATTGCCGTTGGATTGGCCCTGTTGCCCCAAACCGGCCAGGCCCAAACCGGAACTTCTTACCCCATTGTAGACACCGGGCAGAGTCAGTGTTACAACGCCGCCGGTTCGGTCATCACCTGCCCCGCCGCTGGGGAAGACTTCTACGGGCAAGACGCCCAGTACACCGGCCACACACCCGGTTACACCAACAACGGCAACGGCACTATCACCGATAACGTCACCGGCCTGATGTGGCAAAAAAGCCCCGACACCAACAACGACGGCGCTATCACTGCCGCCGACAAGCTGACCTACGACCAAGCTGTGGCCGGAGCCGGCCCATTCAACCTGGCCGGTTACAACGACTGGCGACTGCCGACCATCAAGGAGTTTTACTCGCTCATCCGGTTTGACGGCACCGACCCCAGCGGCCCGCCGGGAAGCGTTGTTACCCTGATTCCCTTCATTGACACCGCCTATTTTGATTTTGCCTACGGCGACCCCGCCGCCGGAGAACGCACGATTGATTCCCAGTACGCCAGCAGCACCAAATATGTCAGCACAACGATGAACGGTGCCGAAACTATGTTCGGTGTCAACTTTGCCGATGGGCGCATCAAAGGGTACGGGCTGACCATGCCAGGTGGCGGGAACGAAAAGACATTTTTTGTCCTTTACGTGCGAGGAAATACCGCCTACGGCCAAAACAATTTTATAGACAACGGCAATGAAACCATCACCGACAACGCCACCGGCCTGATGTGGCAGCAGGATGACAGCGGAAAAGGCCTGAATTGGGCAGAAGCGTTGACCTATTGCGAAAGCCTGGACAACGCCGGTTACACCGACTGGCGACTGCCCAACGCCAAAGAATTGCAAAGCATTGTGGATTACAACCGCTCGCCCGATACCACCGGCTCCGCCGCCATTGACCCTCAGTTCAACGCCACCCCCATCACCAATGAAGCCGGCCAAACCGATTTTCCGGCCTATTGGAGCAGCACCACTCACGCCAATCTTATGAATGGAATGAATGCCGCCTACGTCGCCTTTGGCCGGTCGCTGGGCTATATGCACAACAGTTGGGTTGACGTGCATGGGGCCGGCTCGCAACGCAGCGCCCCCAAAGTTGGCGACCCCGCCAATTATCCTACCGGCCACGGCCCGCAGGGGGACGCTATCCGCATCTACAACTACGCCCGTTGCATGCGCGGCGGCAATACGACCGGTACCCCTGATGGCGGTTCAAGCGCCAATCGCAGCGGGATTACGGTTGAAATGAGCGACATCAACCAACAACAGCCCGGTCAGCAATTAAGACCGGAAGACGGGCTACCGCCCAGCGACCGGCAAAATGGGTCGGCCGGTCCCCCCGTCAACAACCAGCAGCAAGGGCCAAGAGGAACGCCACCCCCGGAGGCGATTGCCGCTTGCAGCGGGCAAAGCCAGGGCGCGTCGTGCCGGTTCACCGGCCCTCACGGAGAGATAACCGGAACCTGTAGCCAGATTCAACAGCAACTTGCCCGCGTTCCGGCCGGCGGGAGGCCGTAG
- a CDS encoding STAS domain-containing protein has product MSETSLTLSPPQDEYSQPEFTITSHLAADAGPTVVFQGKMRLETTDEAPIAQLFGRIVDQASPTRRVILDLRRLSFMNSRGISALFKFAIALRGKQVSLHVLAVESSVWQQAHLNTIPKISPDSIITWLEVED; this is encoded by the coding sequence ATGTCTGAAACAAGCCTTACTTTATCCCCGCCACAGGATGAATATAGCCAACCGGAATTCACCATCACCTCTCATCTGGCTGCGGATGCCGGGCCAACCGTTGTTTTTCAGGGCAAAATGCGGCTTGAAACCACAGACGAGGCGCCCATTGCCCAACTTTTTGGCCGCATTGTGGACCAGGCCAGCCCCACCCGGCGCGTGATTTTAGATTTGCGCCGGCTCTCGTTTATGAACAGTCGAGGCATATCGGCGCTTTTTAAGTTTGCCATCGCTCTTCGCGGAAAACAGGTGAGTTTGCACGTTTTAGCTGTGGAGAGTTCGGTGTGGCAGCAGGCGCATTTAAATACCATCCCCAAAATTTCTCCCGATTCGATCATTACCTGGTTGGAGGTAGAGGATTAG
- a CDS encoding AAA family ATPase, whose product MSTLHRVDELNILTRAKYPIIYIVSWEERRIEDILREVAISRRKKLYGWTLTNGIAPLDLVQAQPVDPATRDPLNALDFVAQSQEAAIFVLKDFHPYLDDSRGGPDHPVIIRRLRDITNQLKESRKTLIILSPMLRFPADLEKDITVLDYSLPTLDELELSLDRVVRSAREIAGVQLKMSAEDRERVLNAARGLTCIEAENVFAKSLVMDRKLDLNIIIAEKEQLIRRSQVLEYYESVEGFAHVGGMNLVKDWLRKRGMAFTEKARRFGLPEPKGLLLLGVQGAGKSLLAKAVASQWQLPLLRLDLGRVFSELVGSSEQNIRAALRLAENVSPCVLWVDEIEKGLAGATGSGTSDAGTSARVFGSLLTWMQEKTSPVFVIGTANDISALPPEMLRKGRFDEIFFVDLPQLQERREIFAIHLAARGRDPLDYDLNKLALVSDGFSGAEIEQVIIDGLYDAFENDTELNSEDLFRNLNSTIPLSQTVESKITALRQWARRHARPASELPQPQPLLPTTRENGGLRQIELG is encoded by the coding sequence ATGTCAACCTTGCACCGCGTGGACGAACTGAATATCCTCACCCGGGCCAAATATCCTATCATCTACATTGTCTCCTGGGAAGAGCGACGCATCGAAGATATACTGCGCGAAGTGGCCATTAGCCGTCGCAAAAAACTATATGGCTGGACCCTGACCAACGGCATTGCTCCGCTCGACCTGGTACAAGCACAGCCGGTAGACCCGGCCACGCGCGATCCCCTCAACGCCCTCGACTTTGTGGCCCAATCGCAAGAGGCGGCCATTTTTGTGTTAAAAGACTTTCATCCTTACCTGGACGACAGCCGGGGCGGGCCGGACCATCCGGTCATTATTCGCCGCCTGCGCGATATTACCAACCAGTTGAAGGAAAGCCGCAAAACCCTGATCATTCTCTCGCCTATGCTCCGCTTCCCGGCAGACCTGGAAAAAGACATTACCGTGCTGGACTATTCTTTGCCCACCCTCGACGAGTTGGAACTCTCCCTGGATAGGGTGGTGCGCTCCGCCCGCGAAATTGCCGGGGTGCAGCTCAAAATGAGCGCAGAGGACCGGGAACGGGTGCTCAATGCCGCCCGCGGCCTGACCTGCATTGAGGCCGAAAACGTGTTTGCCAAAAGCCTGGTAATGGACCGCAAACTGGATTTAAACATCATCATCGCCGAAAAGGAACAACTCATTCGCCGCTCGCAAGTGTTGGAATATTATGAATCGGTGGAGGGTTTTGCCCACGTTGGTGGCATGAACCTGGTAAAGGATTGGCTCCGCAAGCGCGGTATGGCTTTTACCGAAAAGGCCCGCCGCTTTGGCCTGCCCGAGCCCAAGGGTTTGCTGCTGCTGGGCGTTCAGGGCGCAGGCAAAAGTTTGCTGGCCAAAGCCGTGGCCAGCCAGTGGCAATTGCCTCTACTGCGGCTGGACCTGGGCCGGGTGTTCAGCGAGTTGGTCGGTTCGTCGGAACAAAATATTCGCGCCGCCCTCCGCCTGGCTGAAAATGTGTCGCCCTGCGTGCTTTGGGTGGATGAAATTGAAAAGGGGCTGGCCGGGGCTACCGGCTCCGGCACTTCCGATGCCGGGACCTCGGCCCGCGTATTTGGCAGCCTGCTCACCTGGATGCAAGAAAAAACCTCGCCGGTGTTTGTGATTGGCACGGCCAACGATATTTCGGCCCTGCCGCCCGAAATGCTGCGCAAGGGCCGTTTTGATGAGATCTTTTTTGTAGACCTGCCCCAATTGCAAGAACGCCGCGAAATCTTTGCCATTCACTTGGCCGCCCGGGGGCGAGACCCGCTGGATTACGACCTGAATAAACTGGCCCTGGTTTCCGATGGTTTCAGCGGCGCCGAAATTGAGCAAGTCATCATTGATGGCCTGTACGACGCCTTTGAAAACGACACCGAACTGAACAGCGAAGATTTATTCCGTAATCTCAATAGCACCATACCCCTCTCGCAAACTGTGGAAAGCAAAATCACCGCGCTCCGCCAGTGGGCCCGCCGGCACGCCCGCCCCGCTTCCGAGCTACCCCAACCTCAACCTCTCCTGCCCACAACGCGCGAGAATGGTGGATTGCGGCAGATAGAGCTGGGGTAG
- a CDS encoding gliding motility-associated C-terminal domain-containing protein: protein MTIRFEQTDNQKQGLRRRATSRGLSFGPIATAITVGTVAVLLGVTFIGDWLRTPKIAAEASPSIISPNGDQTQDTTNFSYTLNEDAEVTVAVFNESGTLVRTINSDEFQTRGQHIAVWDGRDDIGQVAPDGRYRLQVTAQGTVRAAVQSAPVQVDTLPPSLRLVNLDEVSRVREANLTIEGLTDSEAVVQLAGDPKIIPIDSEGHFNIKRQLAEGSNIIQVTATDPAGNIAAIAREIILVTRPPEIAITSPLNDQWTNETLFTVTGVAPPGTTLKVNGQEAAVAAEGQFEREIILQEGDNILRIEAKDDVGNTATQEIIVHRKSAPPTLQLNIEDGETFQQADVQITGKTEAGALVQVNGQAVTVSPLGEFQTTVTLLDGENTIEVAALDQAGNVTQLQRRLNYRVAPPESELARVARNLPTLSTYFVPVLLSLPVLLILAYFLTRPVALVVSAESNSFRPGLPEEGRFLRLSIDLSKAARATVEIKDKRGNTIATLLHRRHRNGGQHTLHWDGYDDFGRVVRPGDYVIQATASTTGGAVTGTLNVSVLEDWAVHRQYLRNAPSQDDSQVMVNRSGEYVRQPTPSARRARRR from the coding sequence ATGACCATTAGATTTGAACAAACCGACAACCAAAAACAAGGCCTTCGTCGTCGCGCCACCAGCCGGGGTTTGAGCTTTGGGCCTATTGCTACAGCTATCACCGTAGGCACCGTAGCCGTTTTGTTGGGCGTCACTTTTATTGGCGACTGGTTACGCACGCCCAAAATTGCCGCCGAAGCCTCCCCCAGCATCATCTCGCCCAACGGCGACCAGACCCAGGATACCACCAACTTTAGCTACACCCTCAATGAAGACGCCGAGGTCACGGTGGCCGTTTTTAACGAGAGCGGCACCCTGGTGCGTACCATTAACAGCGACGAATTTCAAACCCGGGGCCAACACATCGCCGTATGGGACGGGCGGGACGATATTGGCCAGGTTGCGCCCGATGGCCGTTACCGGCTGCAAGTGACGGCCCAGGGCACCGTGCGGGCCGCCGTGCAAAGCGCGCCGGTTCAGGTTGACACCCTACCGCCGAGCCTGCGCCTGGTCAATCTGGATGAAGTGAGCCGGGTGCGGGAAGCCAACCTGACCATCGAGGGTCTCACCGACTCGGAGGCGGTGGTGCAACTTGCCGGCGATCCAAAAATCATCCCCATTGATAGCGAGGGGCATTTTAACATCAAACGGCAACTGGCCGAAGGCTCAAATATCATTCAAGTTACCGCCACCGACCCCGCCGGAAACATTGCCGCCATTGCCCGTGAAATCATCCTGGTTACCCGTCCCCCGGAAATTGCCATTACTTCGCCCCTAAACGACCAGTGGACGAACGAAACTCTGTTCACCGTGACCGGCGTTGCACCGCCCGGCACTACCCTTAAAGTCAACGGCCAAGAGGCGGCAGTAGCCGCCGAGGGCCAATTTGAACGGGAGATTATCCTCCAGGAAGGCGATAATATCCTGCGCATTGAGGCCAAAGACGATGTTGGCAACACGGCCACCCAGGAGATCATTGTCCACCGCAAAAGCGCGCCCCCCACCTTGCAATTGAATATTGAGGATGGCGAAACTTTCCAGCAGGCAGACGTGCAAATCACCGGCAAAACCGAGGCCGGAGCGCTGGTTCAGGTGAACGGCCAGGCCGTGACGGTCAGCCCCCTGGGTGAATTCCAAACCACCGTCACCCTGCTGGACGGCGAAAATACCATTGAGGTGGCCGCCCTGGACCAAGCCGGAAACGTGACCCAACTGCAACGCCGCCTGAACTACCGGGTGGCCCCGCCGGAATCGGAATTGGCCCGCGTGGCCCGCAATTTGCCCACCCTCTCCACCTATTTTGTGCCGGTACTGCTCTCTTTGCCGGTGCTGCTCATTTTGGCCTACTTTTTGACCCGCCCCGTGGCCCTGGTTGTTTCCGCCGAAAGCAACAGCTTTCGGCCCGGCCTGCCGGAAGAAGGCCGCTTTTTGAGATTATCCATTGACCTATCTAAAGCAGCGCGGGCCACCGTGGAAATCAAAGATAAACGCGGCAACACCATCGCCACACTCCTGCATCGCCGCCACCGCAATGGGGGTCAACATACCCTCCACTGGGACGGCTACGATGACTTTGGCCGGGTTGTGCGGCCCGGCGATTATGTTATCCAGGCCACCGCCAGCACCACAGGCGGCGCCGTGACCGGCACGCTCAACGTATCCGTGTTAGAAGATTGGGCCGTACACCGGCAATATTTGCGCAACGCCCCCTCCCAGGATGACTCCCAGGTAATGGTCAACCGGAGCGGCGAATACGTGCGGCAACCGACCCCCTCGGCCAGGCGCGCGCGGCGGCGTTAA